From the genome of Haloferax sp. Atlit-12N:
GCACTCGGACCGAAACGAGGTCAAGCGCGTGAGCGGCCAGCGCGGCGTCCCGGTCCTCGTGGACGACGACCGCGGCGTGACGATGGCCGAGAGCGAGAAAATCCTCCAGTACGTCGACCAGACGCTGGCATGAAGATATACACCGGCCGCGGCGACGAGGGGATGACCGACCTGCGGGACATGACCCGCGTGTCGAAGACGAGCCACCGCATCGAGGCCTACGGGACAGTCGACGAGGTGAACGCCCTCGTCGGAACGGTCCGCCCGACCGGCCACGACGACGTGGACGACGTGCTGGAAGCCGTCCAGAACCACCTCCACATCGTGCAGGCTGACCTCGCGAACCCCGACCCCGACGATGGAGACCCGCAGATAACTGCCGACCACGTGGACGAACTCGAAGCGTGGATTGACGAGGCCGACGAGGAACTCGACCCGCTCACGTCGTTTATCCTCCCCGGCGGGAGCGAG
Proteins encoded in this window:
- a CDS encoding glutathione S-transferase N-terminal domain-containing protein, yielding MGIELYALDGCPYCEKVHDALSEADVDYETQWVDALHSDRNEVKRVSGQRGVPVLVDDDRGVTMAESEKILQYVDQTLA
- a CDS encoding cob(I)yrinic acid a,c-diamide adenosyltransferase, whose amino-acid sequence is MKIYTGRGDEGMTDLRDMTRVSKTSHRIEAYGTVDEVNALVGTVRPTGHDDVDDVLEAVQNHLHIVQADLANPDPDDGDPQITADHVDELEAWIDEADEELDPLTSFILPGGSETGAKLHHARAVSRRAERRVVSLAAEEPVNEEVVAYLNRLSDALFVFARLVNKRDGVPEESPTY